The DNA region AAGTGTGACGGCTGACGGTCAAAGCTGCTTTAACTTTTCAATCCTGAACCTCGCTCAGCGGCTGACTTCTGCTGCTTCTATTCCTCTGCtgcctcctctttttctcctttcctttctttcttttccttttccagctccctctttctgcagcttctactcctctgctgctgcagctttaaGTCTCATTTTGCATCTTCCTGCTTTTCTCTCATCTGCTGCTTCTTTCTCCATCTTCTTCTCTACTtttgtttcctctctctcttcttcttctgtctttttctgtcctcttctgcagctctgtctcttcttcttctgtcctttctttcttcttctacaTCTTTTGTTTCTCCAgctctctttatttttatttttctccttttttattttcctctccgTCCGTGTCGGAGGTCAGGTGTCGGGGGTCAGGTGTCGGGGGTAAAGTCAGTCACAGCAGGTGATGTAATAGGTGATGATGTCAGagcagatgatgtcatcaggtGTGTACGTGGTGCAGGTGTGGGCAgacctcctctcagctggacaGGTAGAGGTGAGGGCGGGGCTATCAGACGGCAGCTTCCTGCTCCTTAAAAGGACGGATGGAGACTTGGCTCGGATGATGAAGAGGCTGGTGGACGGTTTCCTTGACGACAGAGAGACGCTGTCATCCAGCCTACTCACAGGTGAGTGAAAGACTCCGCCCACCACCTTTTCTGTCCAATCACTTTTCAGAGACAGTCCAGCAGGTCTGGGTCTTCTATGTGGTCTATGAGTGTGGTTCTGTCTGTTCCCAGGTCTGCTGAGGGTTCGGGCTGCAGACCAGATCTCAGACGTTCAGGTGAAAACGGTGGAGCTGAACAAACTTCTGCAGAGCATCATCAACCTGCCACACAAGGTCAGACCTCAAACACATCTGTTTATATTTATCTACAGACAAACCCAGCCTGATCCAGATCCTGGTCTCAGGCCGTCCGTTAAATAACATATTCACCAGAAAAGGAAGACTGGATAAAAACATATCTAGTCAAAGAGCCTTTAAAATTAAAGACCTCTCAAAAGTAAAAATCAGACTgttaaggatctgcaggaaccctgcgTAGAGGACTCATAAAGACCAGGTTCTGGATCCAAACATGCAGTTCTTATACCTTTTCTCTTTACAAACAGCTCACTGTTGTTCCTCTTCTCGTTGTCTTCAGTTCTCACAGTCTGAGGCCGTCCTCGACTTCTTCACACCGTCTGCTGTGGACCGGATCTTCAAACTGGAACAGGATCACACTCCTGACCAGGTCATAAGCCCCGTTATCAGATTTGAGCACCAGGAAGTAGTCCAGACCATTAAATATGAAAACCAGGAAGCAGACCAGATCATAAAACATGAGAACCAGGAAGTAGACCACACCATCAAATGTAAGGACCAGGGAGTAGACCCCACCATCAAATATCAGGATGTGAAAGAAGTCCAGACCATCAGGTACGAAGACCAGGAAGTTCTCCAGATTATTAGACATGAAGACCAGGAAGTAGTCCAGACCATCAGACACGAAGACCAGGCAGTAGTCCAGACCATCAGACACGAAGACCAGGCAGTAGTCCACACCATCAGACATCAGGACCAAGAAGTAGTCCAGAACATCATTAATGAGGATCAGGAAGTAGTGCAGACCATCAGGCATGAGGTACAGGAAGTAGACCAGATCAATAGACATGAAGAACAGGAGCTAATTCAGACGATCAGGCATGAGGAGCATCAAGTAGACCAGACCAACAGACATCAGGACCAGGAACTAAACCAGACCTTGAGGCACGAGGAGCAGGAGGTGGATGTTGTCCAGGATGCGATGGTTCTGTCAGGTCAGTCTCATGGTCCCCTCAGCTCATCAGCAGATCTGATTCACTTCAGTAGAGGAGTGTGAACATCATTTCTAAGAATGTAAAGAGTTTGTGGCCTTAGACATTCCCTGTTTGTTTGGATCCCTGTTAGTCTAAGCAGCTGCTCTCCCCTGAGTCCAACATATGattaaatcacaaatatttcaCGCAAAAATGAAGGATTTACTCAGGCAGTGTAGCATAAGTGGGTTATTTGAGCTCATCGACTAGCTGTAATACTGTAGCTGAGCACATCTACTAGCtgtaatacggtagttgagctcatctactagctGTAATACAAGagttgagctcatctactagctGTAATACAAGAGTTGATCTTATCTATAGCTGGaatacagtagttgagctcatctatAGCTGTAAtatggtagtttagctcatctactagctgtaatacggtagttgagctcatctactagctgtaatacggtagttgagctcatctactagctgtaatacggtagttgagctcatctactagctgtaatacggtagttgagctcatctactagctGTAATACAAGagttgagctcatctactagctgtaatacggtagttgagctcatctactagctGTAATACTGTAGTTGAGCTTATCTATAGCTGTattatggtagttgagctcatctatAGCTGTAATATGGTAGTTGCGCTCATCTACTAGCTGTATGacagtagttgagctcatctactagctgtaatatggtagttgagctcatctactagctgtaatacggtagttgagctcatctactagctGTAATACtgtagttgagctcatctactagctgtaatacggtagttgagctcatctactagctGTAATACGGCAGTGTGGCACATCTACTTGCtgtaatacggtagttgagcccATCTACTATCTGttatacggtagttgagctcatctaccAGCTGTAATACAGTAGTTGAGCACATCTACTAGCTGTAATACGGTACTTGAACACATCTTCTAGCtgtaatacggtagttgagcacATCTACTATCTGttatacggtagttgagctcatctaccAGCTGTAATACAGTAGTTGAGCCCATCTACTACCTGTAATACGGTACTTGAACACATCTTCTAGctgtaatatggtagttgagcacATCTACTAGCTGTGATATCGTACTTGAGCTCATCTACCAGCTGTAAtatggtttatttattttattttttaaatgttatagaatgtttctgttcattttttagGCCTTTTGCCTTTTGTTAATCAGACCTGACAGAGTAGTGATTGCCCTTCTAGCGAATAACCATAGGATTTATTCTAACCACCGTCCACTGGAGGACTAGCTTCAATGATGTGCAGCGCATCTGCCCTTCTATCAGCGCCACTGTTCATTCAAGGTTTTTTATCACATGCATTTATGCACTTCATTATTTCCCTCTCACATTAACTGTTTAATAACGTCATTACACTTTTTATGctttgtgattttcttttcattttgtgtttttttattatttattgcttttctgtttttaagatgGAATTGTCTGTAATGTAAGACGTTTTTGCTTTCAGTTAAATTTTTTTGCAGTTGactctcagggccaccgtacagATGGAACAGATGGTAAAtgacacctctctctctctctctctctctcgctctctctagAAGTTTCCTGGTGTAACGGGTTCTGTCTGGCCAACACTGAGACCATCCTGTTTGACCTGACTCCTCCCACTCCCCCTGTCACCCAATCAGAGGACTCGGCAAGCCGACGGTAAGCTGTCAATCAGAGCGTTAGTGAAGTCTGACCTCATTGAAGGGTTTAGACGCCGGCTTGGTCCACACGGGGGCGccaaaacacaaacaacctTCATGACCCTGACAGGAGGTTTGACACAAACAAaggctggaaaataaaaaaattatttgctTATTTTAACGCAGTGACAATCTTTTTACTGTCAAATAttcatttttccaattttactAAACCGTTCTGGCATAAATGTTGAGGAATAATGAACAAATCATccacaataaaataacatcctaaaacagctttataatgctaaaatgataatgatgatggaGAGCTGATTAAGAGAGGTTTACTAATTATTCATTTATGGAAAAGACAGACACAAATCAACCCAGACTACCGTATAACCTCTAATAAAGGCCCCTCCTAATTGAAAGCATGATGCCTGGTTGTGATTTTGGACTGAGGTTTATACCTGAACAGCCAAACCAGACCGCTCTTAGAGGTCCAAGACCAGATCTCAAAAACTGGGGGATGGGGTCTTCAGGGTGTCTGCTCAAAGTTTCCTGATCCAGACTTTGTGAATGAGTGCTCTACACGTTTCTATCACTTCCTGTTAAAGCAGCTACATTAGCGTGTCGTCTGCATACAGGTGCTGCCTTACACCATGGTTTTAAGTTAAACGACACGTGTTCGCAACCAAAGCTCCAACACTAAACTGCGTTAAACATGGAAAAGTCTGCCGTGTTTGAAGAGAGAGAGCAACGATGCTGAGAGTTTGGTCGAAGCTCTGATGTAGAGAGGAAGGTTCCTGTCCTCAGACACGCTCTTGTCCACTCTGTTCATGTTTTAGACCAGGTTCAGGACCTTCACACCATTTTAGAGAAGACCAGGACAGTGAAAAAGAATTCCCCTGATCTCTGCATGTATGTCACACTCCAGTGTTTCAAATAACATCTGTGTGGAGGTGACCTCCTGCTGCCCTGGTACCaaacttctctctctctctgtctccgtCTCAGAGCGAGTGTCGGTCCGGCCGTctgtctgcagctctgtcacCCGTCTGTCTCTCCTCATCTTCTCCGTGGTTTTTCAGGGATGATGGGCAGACTGAAGAGGCGGAGCTTCAAACGCGCCCCCCACACTGGCTCGGCTCCCTCCACCTGCTGCACGCCCTGACGCAGGAGACCGACATCCTGGAGTGACGGCGCCCACGGGGAGACGAGGACGGGAGAAGACCAGCTGATGTCTGCTGAAGAGTGGACGGGTGGCGTCGCTGATCACTGATGAGTGGATTTATTGATCACCCAGCTGACACGGCGTCTCTAACATTGACATCCTCGACCTTTCTTTGGGGATTTATGGCACCGTGTCGTCTGCTGCTATTGGTCCATCGTGTTTTATCGAGTCCAGAGTCAACGGCGTCTCCTGGAGCCTAGTTCACCATCAGGGGGAGTAAAGCATGACGCTCTCTGGGGGCGGGGTCATGGAGGCCGGCAGAGGCGCGGTCCATGCTGAGCTTCAGCTCTGATGAACGTTGATGCCGACCAATGAAACATCAGAATTCACGTCTgatttatgtttgtttcttcTGTCTGCAGTCTGAACCTTCCGGTGTCGGAGCGGCGTTTTGGACAGGACCGTCGACCTTTACCTAGAGGGTCAGGCATGGTCTAACATGCTTTTCCTGGTTCCTGTAGGGGGCGCTACTGTAACAGTTTAGTCAAATcttcagataaaataaaaaacaatgcataAAAGTCATTATTAACACATTCAAGGCTGTGATTTTCATGGAGAATACAagaatattttagttttttacgtTCCAAACATCAGAGTGGTCTTTACTGTTAAACCGgcactgaaagggttaaattcctcTAGATTAAcaagtatttgatttttttaatcagatctCACCCTGATAAAAAATGATTGTAggaaatgaatgtttttttttttcaaatcttattTATGTATGCGGCCATTTTGGCCCTGACTGACAggatttattaaaatattaaaatttaaaattataaaagtgcataaaaatctaaatctaaaaatttttttttttcttgtttttaacatACTCAAGGCTGTGATTAACCCTTCAAAGGAAATCATATATTTTCATGTAGTTTATAAAGTTTTCTTAGTTTTCTGTTCTTATTAACAGACGTCAGGTTTACTGTTACACTGGAACTGAAAGGGTTAAACTCCTTTAAAATCAgagtttgatatttatgatcaggtcaGATCTGGATTAAAGAatcactttattattttttattattctgcTCTGAACGTGGAGACGAGCCGTCAgcgtctcctctctctctgccgcCCAGCACGGCGGTCTCGTCATGACCAGGGGCGGAGCCTGTGGTTGCCAGGATCGACCAGGGACGACCTAAAATTCTGAacaatgattggctgtttgccCGGTCAGTCAGTGATGTCACGCTGTGACgaggaatgtttttttctttaatcattaaaatttgGACTGTTTGGTTATAATGATGGGAAAAGTGCCCAACgcccccagcttcaccaacatggTGTCCTCTgcttgatgatgtcatcactaCGCCTGAGCCTCTGCTGGATAAAGGTGATCACACTAAAGTCAGCCGGATATTTGTGCGTCTGTCCGAACTAAAAGgtttttcatgaataaatctGAGCTGTTGAGTTTGTATAGATTATAATCCTGATCCTGGAGCAGCTGGTCCAGAATGTTCTGTAATCTCACAAATAAAATCCTGACCCGTCCCTGGATGTCCGGATGTCTCTGAGCTCTCAGCTCTTTGTCTCTGTGTAGCTGGTGTCAATAAAGCTTGAGAGGATTGAATGGAGCCCGTTAATCTGTCAGATTAGTGCTGTCTTCAGCCTGTTAGCCGTTAGCAGATTAGCTGTGTGCTGATAATCTGAGCGTGCTCAGTTCATCATTTATCAGCCAACATGTCGACCACGAGGAAGGAGCTCCTGATCACAGGTACGTCTGACGGCGCCCAAACCTCAACGTCTGTTTactctgtttatttgtttgtttgtttgtttcagtgttgtttACAGTAAATCAGCGGTTTACCTCCGTCAGTTTGGTTCTCAGTTATTCAGGTTTCcaccgtccctacttttttggtgCCCTTCTTTTAGAGTACCGTAGCTCCTGTCTGACCCTAAAGGGCGGGGCTAGACTCACTGAGGTCTGTTGATTGGTCGTAAAGTCACCACTTCCTGTGCCAGCAGAAGTCAGAGTCTGTAGTCCTGACTCTATAAAGGCCGTTTGAACAGTAAAGAACAGCATCGTCTGCATAGAGACGGTATGAGGCCTTTAACGGGTTAACTCATGGTAGAAAATAAACGCTGTTCTAATACTGAGCCCTGGGATCACCTACGGAGAGGTGGATCTGCCAAACCATggtctacagcagtggttctcaactggtgggtcaggaccccaaAGTGGGTCacggggcaaaaatggtcaaaaagcaaccaaaaggggtgaaaagggatcagaaagtagcaaaaaatgggtgagaagtgacaaaattagAGTTAGAGGTGACAAAATGGTCCAAACATagggaaaaaaagagtgaaaagaaactcaaatgggcaaaaagcagtaaggagtggcaaaattggtcaaaaaataggaaaaatgtggtattaaGTAGCAagaggtagctgaaatgggtgaacactgggacaaaaaatggggtagaagtggcaataaatgggtataaaatcacaaaaaaattgtcaaaatgggcaaaaaagtagggaaggGTAAAATTGAAAggcaaaaggtggctaaaaaatggtgaaaaagggcaaaatgggataaagtggcaaaaacaagcaaaaaaataggaaacaagtggaatttaatggcaacaggtagctaaatggataaaaaatggcaaaaaatgggacatagtcgcaaaaagaagtggcttaAATAGGCATAATGTAAGAAAAACGTGGTATACAATTACATAAAGTAACTTAAATGGGAAAATATTGgaacaaaaaaggtgaaaaggggcaaaaaattagataaaatggcaaaaatgggtaaaaagttgcaaaaaaaaaaaggtcaaaatgggtaaaaagtaggaaaaaagtggtatttaatgacataaagtagcttaattgggtgaaaGATGGCTAACATTTCTCTCTTACTAAGGTTTTGTGGGGAGTAATATTTCAGATGAAGACTTTAAAGAGCCACAGGGTGAGAATCCCTGGTTTACAggatgaacacacacacactcacacagacacaccagaGGAGAGGAGGCTGTCAGAGCTGGTAAAGGGGCCGACTCCAGATTAAAGCACATGGACCTGAATACTATGGTCAGgcggccgaatacttttgtccatgttgtGTATCTGAGGCGCTATAGACCAAACTGGCCTCTTAGTAGAAACGAACCTTCTTAATGTTAGTGGCGTTAACATTAACCTGCTGAGACTCAAATGTTTTAGGTAAGGACTGATGACCTCTGACCCCCAAAATCTAACCTAACCTCTGTCAGGGTGGTCAGCTGTGCACGGCAAAGAAAAGTTGGTCCACTCTATGAGCATGTTTCTAGTTTACATTAAACCGGTTTCAGTCAAATACGCCAtctaaacctttaaaaatctgtttttggaAGCATCTCGTGACCCTGCAGGGGGCctcgacccccactttgggaaccactgctctaaagtttAGGAgcatgctcttattttgaagctgAATGTTACAGAAGCTGAAGGCTTGGATGAAGAGGTTAACAGACCTGTGCCCTGCTCTGATTgatgattgattattgatgatcTGTTCGCAGCGGTCCTGGTTCTGGTCCTGGCGGTGTCGGCCTACGTGGAGGACCTGGATGACTCGTGAGTTCCTCTCCTGTCATGAATGAAATCCTGAACGTGTCCATCCTCTAACTGTGGTGTTTGTTGACAGCTTCATGGAGACCAGAGGAGCCGACGACATCTGGCTCATCAAAGTACGTCCTCATTGATCTGGTATTGATTAGTTAGACTGACCAGTGAGGTAGAGGAGgggtctgactccgccccctcccaGACTTGCATTGGCCCCTGAGAGGGGCCCCTCCGTTAAAAACATCAGTGCATCCATGCTGAACCTTTAAAATCCTCTTGACCCCTGAACCCAAATGAACCTTGACCTCAGCGAACCGCCACGCGCCATAGTTAGCACAGATTAGAGCTGGCCGGACGACTGAGGACAGAGATTAGGCATCCTCATAATGAGGCAGGTATCAGCCAATCAGACGGCCCcctgtgtgtgtgctggtgCGTGTTTTTGTGTACCCGTGTGTTCTCAACTCTCTCCTGTGCTCTCAGTTCTACGCCCCCTGGTGTGAGTTCTGTAGGAAGCTGGATCCGGTGTGGCACCAGGTCGGGTCAGAGCTGAGGAGTCTGGGCTCGCCCGTCAACGTAGGAAGATCAGACGCCACCGCCAGCAAGGGTAggccccttcaaaataaaacttcctTGTTTACCTCCAGAACCGGAGACTGAAAATGGGCGGTCACTGTTGATCTCTATGCTGATGACCATAATCAGGGGGCGTGGCCTGTAAAGAACCTGACCAGCCTAAATCCATTTAACATCCTTTGTTTCAGGTTTGGCTCAAGAGTTCAGGGTCAAAGGTTATCCAGCCATCCTCATGTGAgtcacacatgcatgcatttacCTGCACACACCTGCACACCTGTACTCACCTGTCACACACCTGTACTCACCTGTCCCACACCTGTACTCCCCTGTCCCACACCTGTACTCACCTGTCCCACACCTGTACTCACCTGTCCCACACCTGTACTCCCCTGTCCCACACCTGTACTCACCTGTCCCACACCTGTACTCACCTGTCCCACACCTGTACTCCCCTGTCCCACACCTGTACTCACCTGTCCCACACCTGTACTCCCCTGTCCCACACCTGTACTCACCTGTCCCACACCTGTACTCACCTGTCCCACACCTGTACTCACCTGTCCCACACCTGTACTCCCCTGTCCCACACCTGTACTCACCTGT from Cheilinus undulatus linkage group 13, ASM1832078v1, whole genome shotgun sequence includes:
- the LOC121519937 gene encoding nestin-like isoform X2; this translates as MKCLMKRSEVWADLLSAGQVEVRAGLSDGSFLLLKRTDGDLARMMKRLVDGFLDDRETLSSSLLTGLLRVRAADQISDVQVKTVELNKLLQSIINLPHKFSQSEAVLDFFTPSAVDRIFKLEQDHTPDQVISPVIRFEHQEVVQTIKYENQEADQIIKHENQEVDHTIKCKDQGVDPTIKYQDVKEVQTIRYEDQEVLQIIRHEDQEVVQTIRHEDQAVVQTIRHEDQAVVHTIRHQDQEVVQNIINEDQEVVQTIRHEVQEVDQINRHEEQELIQTIRHEEHQVDQTNRHQDQELNQTLRHEEQEVDVVQDAMVLSEVSWCNGFCLANTETILFDLTPPTPPVTQSEDSASRRDDGQTEEAELQTRPPHWLGSLHLLHALTQETDILE
- the LOC121519937 gene encoding nestin-like isoform X1, producing MKCLMKRSEVWADLLSAGQVEVRAGLSDGSFLLLKRTDGDLARMMKRLVDGFLDDRETLSSSLLTGLLRVRAADQISDVQVKTVELNKLLQSIINLPHKFSQSEAVLDFFTPSAVDRIFKLEQDHTPDQVISPVIRFEHQEVVQTIKYENQEADQIIKHENQEVDHTIKCKDQGVDPTIKYQDVKEVQTIRYEDQEVLQIIRHEDQEVVQTIRHEDQAVVQTIRHEDQAVVHTIRHQDQEVVQNIINEDQEVVQTIRHEVQEVDQINRHEEQELIQTIRHEEHQVDQTNRHQDQELNQTLRHEEQEVDVVQDAMVLSEVSWCNGFCLANTETILFDLTPPTPPVTQSEDSASRRASVGPAVCLQLCHPSVSPHLLRGFSGMMGRLKRRSFKRAPHTGSAPSTCCTP